Within the Solibacillus silvestris genome, the region TAACTATAAAAACTAAGTGGATGATGTTCATTTCACTCGCTGTTATTTTAGCAGTCGTCATCACAGTTATTTTTAGTCAGTGGACAGTACGAAATATTTTAACGGAAGAAAATGAGCAAACTTCTTCTAATAATGCAAAAAATGCTGTTGATCAAGTGTCCTTAGGCTTAGAAAATTATGAAACAAATCTTCTGCAGTTCGGTCAGGTTATCGAAACGATTTTACAAAATGAACAGGTTGATTATTTACAAATCGATAAAATTACCCGCACATTGAAAGAGAATAATAAAAATTATTTATCCGTATATTACATGGACTTTAATACCGGAAAATTACATGTCACACCTCAAATCGATTATGAATGGGATGTACGTGATTCTCAAACATTCGCAAAATTGAACGCAAACCCCAACCTACAATGGATGGATGTCTATTTGGATACTGGTGTAAACAAGCTGATGACTTCTGTTATCGCCCCGGTATTTAAAAACGATGAACTTGTTGGTGCGGTCGGCTATGATATTGATTTCTCAACAATTGGTACAATTCGTGAAGGAATTGAAGCCAAATCATCTTCAAAATTAATGATTGTCGATCCAAATGGATTGATTATATCTTCATTTATTGAAGATGGGGACGGGAAAAATATTATTGCGGATAATTCCGGTAAAATTGAAGGGGTTACGGATTTATTAGATACTGCCAAATTAGAAGCAGAGTTTAAATGGCTCTCCGATGCCAAAAATGGAAGCAATAAAATTGAACAGTTTGAATGGAATGAAGTGAATTATACAGGTGAAGTTCAGGTAATCGAGAAAAATAATTGGCAAATTGTTTCATTAGTAGATGCTAATAGTTATGCACAGCAGTTAAAAGATTTAACAATTGCAGGTTGGATATCATTAGTAATCGGGCTAATAATAGGTTGTTTAATTGCCTATTTCATGGCACGAAAATTAGTAGAGATTTTTAATAACTTTAAAAAAGTATTCGAAAAAACAGCGAGTGGCGACTTTATTTCACGTTTTGAAACAAAGTCAAATGACGAAATTGCAGACTTGGCAAATCACTACAACAAAATGCTTGATGAGGTCCGCAATTTAATTAACCAAGTAAATGAAAATTCATTACAAATTCAACATTCTTCAAACAGTTTAGCGATTATTGCGAAGGAAAATGAGCAAGCGTTAAATAATGTCTCAAACAGCATTGAAGAAATTGCTATGAATACAAGCACACAAGCAGAAAAAATGCATGATGGTTCTACAGCTATTCATGTATTGGCCGATGGTATAGAATCTATAGAATTAAAAACTCAGCAAATGGTAAATGATGCAGACGAAGCATTGGTTGAAGTGCATTCGAGTATTGGTAAGGTTCAACAATTGGAAACATCCTATGCGAATTTAGAGCGAGCGTTCAATGAAGTAATGGTTGTAACCGGACAGTTAGATGGAAAAACGAAATCCATTTCAAAAGTAACGGATGTAATTGCTCAAATTACCGAACAAACAAATTTACTTGCACTTAATGCTTCAATTGAGGCTGCTCGAGCAGGTGAACATGGTAAAGGTTTTGCTGTTGTGGCAGATGAAGTAAGAAGCTTAGCAGAAAGTTCTAAAGCGGCAACAACTAATATTCAGCAAATTATTCTAAGTATTTTAGAAGATACTGAGCAACTCGTTCAAGTAATGAAGCAAACAAATGAGATTAGCGAAGATCAGAAGTCAGCAGTTAATACTGTAGATAATGCTATTAAACAGTTGTCCGATACATTGGAAAATATGAAAGTATCAATATCAAACACGATGGAAAATGTATCAACAATGCAACAGCAAAAAAATGTCGTTGTATCTTCAATTGCAGTTGTTAATGAAATGACAACAG harbors:
- a CDS encoding chemotaxis protein, with translation MNIFSNLTIKTKWMMFISLAVILAVVITVIFSQWTVRNILTEENEQTSSNNAKNAVDQVSLGLENYETNLLQFGQVIETILQNEQVDYLQIDKITRTLKENNKNYLSVYYMDFNTGKLHVTPQIDYEWDVRDSQTFAKLNANPNLQWMDVYLDTGVNKLMTSVIAPVFKNDELVGAVGYDIDFSTIGTIREGIEAKSSSKLMIVDPNGLIISSFIEDGDGKNIIADNSGKIEGVTDLLDTAKLEAEFKWLSDAKNGSNKIEQFEWNEVNYTGEVQVIEKNNWQIVSLVDANSYAQQLKDLTIAGWISLVIGLIIGCLIAYFMARKLVEIFNNFKKVFEKTASGDFISRFETKSNDEIADLANHYNKMLDEVRNLINQVNENSLQIQHSSNSLAIIAKENEQALNNVSNSIEEIAMNTSTQAEKMHDGSTAIHVLADGIESIELKTQQMVNDADEALVEVHSSIGKVQQLETSYANLERAFNEVMVVTGQLDGKTKSISKVTDVIAQITEQTNLLALNASIEAARAGEHGKGFAVVADEVRSLAESSKAATTNIQQIILSILEDTEQLVQVMKQTNEISEDQKSAVNTVDNAIKQLSDTLENMKVSISNTMENVSTMQQQKNVVVSSIAVVNEMTTEVTAETQEIASSIEEQTSATSEVTMHATHLNNQVEKLTESVSKFKL